In one window of Denticeps clupeoides chromosome 2, fDenClu1.1, whole genome shotgun sequence DNA:
- the lama1 gene encoding laminin subunit alpha-1 isoform X2, giving the protein MTLSYRDPKDVDPIVTRRYYYSIKDISVGGMCICYGHAQSCPLDPETRMLQCKCEHNTCGESCNECCPGYHQQPWQPGTISAGNTCEKCNCHSKAGDCYYNRTVAEQRRSMNVHGQYVGGGVCINCTQNTAGVNCETCADGFFRPHKVSPYSESPCVDCNCDMRGSLSPACIRDDNHAQPERGLNPGQCLCKEGFAGERCDRCAFGYRDFPLCTFCECSLEGSLNIDPCTECICKANVMGANCDLCKRGFYNLQASNPEGCTECFCFGVSDVCESSTWSTSQVEHKDSWLSPVTHSNSVYSAPLVEDNLIIPGNVSSYHILSTWAATDTFLGNKVTSYGGFLKYSVAYDVSMENVDKFLLSHFDFIIEGNGRSLRQSPSHHLVLTPLNEQSVSVAMVPHSFVDLHTGRHIQKDELMMVLADVAGLRIRSYLNTSAEGALRLSTVSLDVANPDSTTHLQAKAVEQCECPWGYSGTSCEYCISGFYRVGGILFGGNCLQCECNDHATECDINGMCLGCKHNTTGPHCDQCLPGFYGDPSEGTAEDCQRCACPLTVASNNFSPTCSLESSGEMTCDQCQQGYTGQKCERCGQGYHGNPSIPGEGCVLCECNGNVDTLEPGHCDPNSGECLKCMGYTSGPHCERCQDGYYGDAITAKNCQACGCHGNGSSSSICDIATGQCVCKPHVVGEKCDRCEVGFHSLSRDHCIACNCSQSGSTSTACDEEGRCQCVAGVTGDKCDHCDKGYYNFQKNGCTACDCEHTHGNCDPDTGVCICPPHTKGEKCELCEEDHWGHDGATGCKPCNCSVAGVTSTQCDLASGQCSCAPAFDGQKCDHCALGFRNFPECTACDCNPNGTREEFCDEQLGLCGCEDQGSCVCKDNVGGRGCDECKRGTFGLSVHNPAGCSACFCFGVSSECEELGGLIRVPITLGPEPERLHVVSQSNLQGTLDGVFAQGSEMLLDPSLVQSSSLAGPHYWRLPKHFQGNKLLSYGGKLSYVVNFFALDGEGLVNFEPQVLIRGGHLKKSVIFIDMPAPKNGFVTHQEVPLTEHQWKYFNSVSEKAVSHSDFMSVLSNVEYVLIKASYGTDLQQSRITNITMETAIEADEVSGDRGAAQLVESCECPPGYAGLSCQECAPGYFRQPLSELNMKGKNRPLIQPCVPCQCNNHSLACDLDNGKCLGCQHNTAGEYCNVCVQGYYGKVKGSINDCSLCACPLQSNSFSTSCVSDGVGDYRCDACKPGYEGRYCERCAVGYYGNPSEPGGRCEPCQCSGTGSLHQVCDSLTGKCECKVGVTGHTCDECEARHVLIEEQCVSCDDECTGALLDDVWALEGSINAVNLTGVILAPYSVLVSLEKEVQTLLTLKNGPIRRLNSTEENMANCTTAVSILQQKAHDVSGFAEAMVKSAEDSISLGNQLLDLINRTHSAIRALDQEADLLNGTVKGEMDTTNRTAVLEELTSMLEKIRNINITYGKTVVDQEMSEAKGLLLKVQTEFEQSQNATESLIETITAVLSKHTHQLEKTQALLNNAKDHNSHTLHQLSSFNANLSQFTILKDNVSVLNEEVDTLMQEAQDAMHDAFSIAENLDNVTARLEETQDDLERLYPTLRMHVDTLVMELTEKEALQLVYRAEDQARALMEKSMEIQFPNSSLLTSLSLNATGQNSNIMRDIQSADELAQGADQAAVSVLSQAEDALSDLGTKALQRSSEILAQSLPLRNHSAGLLVNITQVTDRLGLVRANMRNFSQVFPQPSVILRNLPNGSREVVHEAKAQVERVNASLLRALERLDNLQLQLHQSSSAVSEANSTALSTNEMVSDSVETAKAAESKLKEVEMRTEQLFDRMKPLRILGENLSRNLSEIKEMISQARKQAASIKVAVSADRDCVRAYRPEISSSNVNTITLTVKTSEPDNLLFYMGSSSTVDFMALEMHRGKVAFLWDTGSGHTKLEYPDVAINNNKWHWINATRFGKQASLAVHQLDSAPMPAVKATAPGSSTVLDINKTTWMFVGGLSGQVKKSSAVKMTDFKGCMGEASLNEKNIGLWNFAEREGQCRGCFMSPQAEETSFNFDGSGYSVVEKSLRPTATSIIMLFKTLAPNGLLLYLASNGTRDFLSIELVEGKVRVTFELGSGPLTMTSTKAYNTGIWYKIAIQRNKRKGYLAVMAADNPLERETIEAESPGLASDLNRSDLDPIYIGGLPKSRPIRRQVVAHSFVGCIKNMEIARTNFDLLRDSYGVKKGCVVKPIRSASILGGGYLQLPPMTLSPQTELMATFSTKNDSGIILVGFAKSANRMRRQTHQPFLAVMLVSGKLEVHVNMAEGGSVHKAVIKSQKGTFGDGLEHSLVLQRNKRTMNILVDEDHQASVRLGSSADKGSLTLGQFYMGGVPPGEGSSVLSTTNSFYGCISNIVLEAKLLDLSSAVSYQGVDMDSCLLEERPKRVVLPDEGGDQEDETTAAPTQLPEAQPTEAVTPGSTSCTAMDSTATLTESHQFGLSRNSHMIVGFRNRTVRTSFSVKLSLRTFAPSGILYYMANGNQQDYAVLQLQGGQLFFTCDLGKGPAVATLKKPINDGIWHTVKTEFEKRNVMVSVDEEQSVQAHIKGHTLDVEGKLHLGGIPAEYTARRIGNVTHSIAGCVQGVMLNGLKLNTQKPASSYATGACFSSAQEGSFFNGSGHAAFMREGYVVGSDVTVSLEFRSTAPDGTLLGISSTKVDAIGLELVNGQVVFNVNNGAGRISSTSRSSRPLCDGHWHTMVAKKFKNSLSVTVDGHTVTTPNPYSSSTSAETKNPIYVGGYPAEVKQNCLTARAAFQGCMRNLRVYKGHVTDVLDFSTAFHLSGVFPNSCPGNPA; this is encoded by the exons ATGACCCTCAGCTACCGCGACCCCAAGGACGTCGACCCGATTGTCACACGCCGC TATTATTACTCCATCAAGGACATCTCTGTGGGCGGGATGTGCATCTGCTACGGCCACGCCCAGAGCTGCCCCCTGGATCCTGAAACCAGG ATGCTGCAGTGCAAATGTGAGCACAATACATGCGGGGAGAGCTGCAATGAGTGTTGCCCTGGCTACCACCAGCAGCCGTGGCAACCAGGAACCATCTCTGCTGGAAACACTTGCGAGA AATGCAACTGTCACAGCAAAGCAGGGGACTGCTACTACAACCGGACGGTGGCCGAGCAGAGAAGGAGCATGAACGTTCACGGCCAGTATGTGGGAGGCGGCGTGTGCATCAACTGCACGCAAAACACTGCGGGGGTTAACTGTGAGACCTGCGCCGATGGCTTCTTCAGACCTCACAAG GTTTCTCCATATTCCGAAAGCCCGTGTGTGGACTGCAACTGCGATATGCGTGGATCACTCAGCCCTGCCTGCATCAGGGATGATAACCACGCCCAGCCAGAGAGGG GCCTGAACCCAGGACAGTGTCTGTGTAAGGAGGGCTTTGCGGGGGAGCGCTGCGACCGTTGCGCTTTCGGCTACAGAGACTTCCCCCTGTGCACCTTCTGCGAGTGCAGCCTGGAGGGCAGCCTCAATATCGACCCCTGCACCGAGTGCATCTGCAAG GCTAACGTGATGGGTGCCAACTGTGACCTGTGCAAGAGGGGCTTTTACAACTTGCAGGCCAGCAACCCAGAAGGCTGCACCGAGTGTTTCTGCTTTGGTGTGTCTGACGTGTGTGAGAGCTCGACTTGGTCCACCTCTCAg GTGGAGCACAAGGACAGCTGGCTCTCCCCCGTCACTCACAGCAACTCGGTCTACTCCGCCCCGCTGGTCGAGGACAACCTCATCATCCCCGGCAACGTCTCATCCTACCACATCCTGTCAACATGGGCAGCAACAGACACTTTCCTGGGAAACAAA GTGACCTCATACGGAGGCTTCCTCAAGTATAGCGTGGCATACGACGTCTCGATGGAGAACGTGGACAAGTTTCTTCTGTCTCATTTTGATTTTATCATTGAG GGGAATGGCAGGAGTCTTCGACAGTCGCCATCCCACCACTTGGTCCTGACTCCACTGAACGAACAGAGTGTTTCCGTGGCGATGGTGCCACACAGCTTCGTGGACCTGCACACGGGCCGGCACATCCAGAAGGACGAGCTCATGATGGTGCTGGCTGACGTAGCTGGCCTGAGGATCAGGTCTTACCTCAATACCAGTGCTGAAGGAGCACTGAG GCTCAGTACGGTCTCTCTGGATGTGGCCAACCCAGACTCCACAACACATCTGCAGGCAAAGGCTGTGGAGCAGTGCGAGTGCCCCTGGGGCTACTCTGGCACTTCCTGTGAG TATTGCATCTCTGGGTTCTACCGCGTTGGAGGGATCCTGTTTGGTGGTAACTGTCTGCAGTGCGAGTGCAACGACCATGCCACAGAGTGCGACATCAACGGCATGTGTTTG GGCTGTAAACACAACACCACAGGGCCCCACTGTGACCAATGTCTGCCCGGTTTCTATGGCGACCCCTCGGAGGGCACCGCAGAGGACTGCCAGAGATGCGCCTGCCCGCTGACAGTGGCGTCGAACAA TTTTAGTCCAACGTGTTCCTTGGAAAGTTCTGGAGAGATGACATGTGACCAGTGCCAACAGGGGTACACAGGACAAAAGTGTGAGAG GTGTGGCCAGGGTTACCACGGCAACCCCAGCATCCCAGGTGAGGGCTGTGTCCTGTGTGAGTGTAACGGAAACGTAGACACGCTGGAGCCCGGCCACTGCGACCCCAACAGTGGCGAGTGTCTGAAGTGCATGGGCTACACCTCTGGCCCCCACTGCGAGAGGTGCCAGGATGGTTACTATGGCGATGCCATCACTGCCAAAAACTGCCAGG CTTGTGGTTGCCATGGGAACGGCTCCAGTTCTAGCATTTGTGACATTGCAACGGGCCAGTGTGTCTGCAAGCCTCATGTGGTTGGAGAAAAGTGTGATCGCTGTGAG GTGGGATTCCACAGCCTTAGTCGAGATCACTGCATCGCATGCAACTGCAGTCAGTCGGGTTCAACTTCTACTGCATGTGACGAAGAGGGCCGATGCCAGTGCGTTGCTGGAGTGACAGGAGACAAGTGTGACCACTGTGATAAGGGTTACTACAACTTCCAGAAGAATGGCTGCACAG CTTGTGACTGTGAACACACCCATGGCAACTGTGACCCAGATACAGGGGTGTGTATCTGCCCCCCACACACTAAAGGGGAGAAATGTGAGCTCTGTGAGGAAGACCACTGGGGTCATGATGGGGCAACAGGCTGCAAG CCATGTAACTGCAGTGTGGCTGGGGTCACCTCCACACAGTGTGACTTGGCGAGTGGCCAGTGCTCGTGTGCACCAGCCTTCGATGGGCAGAAGTGTGACCACTGTGCCCTGGGCTTCAGGAACTTCCCAGAGTGCACCGCCTGCGACTGTAACCCCAACGGCACACGAGAGGAGTTCTGTGACGAGCAGCTGGGCCTGTGTGGCTGCGAGGACCAGGGCAGCTGCGTCTGTAAG GACAATGTTGGGGGTAGAGGGTGTGATGAGTGTAAGAGAGGGACCTTCGGCTTGTCCGTGCACAACCCCGCTGGGTGCAGTGCCTGCTTCTGCTTTGGAGTTTCCTCCGAATGTGAAGAGCTTGGTGGGCTGATCAGAGTGCCG ATTACACTAGGGCCAGAACCGGAGCGCCTCCATGTGGTTAGCCAGAGTAACCTGCAGGGCACACTGGATGGTGTCTTCGCGCAGGGATCCGAGATGCTGCTGGACCCGAGTCTGGTACAGAGCTCTTCCCTGGCTGGACCACATTACTGGAGATTGCCCAAACATTTCCAGGGCAACAAG CTGTTGTCATATGGAGGGAAGCTCTCCTATGTTGTCAACTTCTTTGCCCTGGATGGAGAAGGCCTGGTCAACTTTGAGCCTCAGGTCTTGATACGAGGAGGACACCTGAAgaaatctgtcatttttattgacATGCCTGCTCCCAAGAATGGCTTTGTGACCCATCAAGAGGTTCCCCTGACAGAG CACCAGTGGAAATACTTCAATTCCGTGTCGGAGAAAGCTGTGAGCCACTCAGACTTCATGTCCGTCCTGAGCAACGTTGAATATGTCCTCATTAAAGCCTCTTACGGCACAGACCTGCAGCAGAGCAG GATCACGAACATCACCATGGAAACGGCCATTGAGGCAGACGAAGTTTCTGGTGACCGGGGGGCTGCACAGTTGGTTGAGAGCTGTGAATGCCCACCTGGGTATGCCGGCCTGTCCTGCCAG GAGTGTGCCCCAGGCTACTTTAGGCAGCCCCTGTCTGAACTGAACATGAAGGGCAAGAACCGGCCTCTCATCCAGCCCTGTGTACCCTGCCAGTGCAACAACCACAGCCTGGcctgtgacctggacaatgggAAATGCCTG GGCTGCCAGCATAACACTGCAGGGGAATACTGTAATGTTTGTGTCCAAGGCTATTATGGGAAAGTGAAGGGGTCTATCAACGATTGCTCACTGTGCGCCTGCCCACTTCAGAGCAACAG CTTCAGCACATCATGTGTGTCGGATGGGGTGGGCGATTACCGCTGCGATGCCTGCAAGCCAGGCTACGAGGGCCGATACTGCGAGAG GTGCGCAGTAGGTTACTATGGAAACCCCTCTGAGCCTGGCGGTCGATGTGAGCCCTGTCAGTGCAGCGGCACTGGGTCCCTCCACCAAGTGTGTGACTCTCTGACAGGGAAGTGTGAATGTAAGGTGGGGGTTACTGGACACACGTGTGATGAGTGTGAGGCCAGACACGTTCTGATAGAAGagcagtgcgtgt CTTGCGATGACGAGTGCACAGGAGCTTTGCTGGATGATGTGTGGGCTCTTGAAGGTTCTATTAATGCTGTGAACCTCACTGGGGTCATTCTGGCACCGTACAGTGTGCTGGTGTCCTTGGAGAAAGAAGTCCAG ACTCTCCTGACACTGAAGAATGGCCCAATCCGTCGTCTGAACAGCACAGAAGAGAACATGGCAAACTGCACAACTGCAGTCAGCATCTTGCAGCAGAAG GCGCATGATGTGTCTGGGTTTGCAGAAGCAATGGTGAAATCAGCTGAAGATAGCATTTCTCTGGGAAATCAGCTGCTGGACTTAATCAACAGGACCCATTCTGCGATCCGGG CACTAGACCAGGAGGCAGACCTTCTAAATGGGACTGTGAAGGGGGAGATGGACACGACAAACAGAACCGCTGTGCTGGAGGAACTGACATCCATGCTtgagaagatcagaaacatcaaTATCACCTATGGCAAAACTGTTGTTGACCAGGAGATGAG TGAGGCCAAGGGCCTTCTTCTGAAGGTGCAGACGGAGTTTGAGCAGTCTCAGAATGCCACAGAATCACTTATTGAGACAATCACTGCTGTACTATCCAAACACACTCATCAGCTTGAGAAAACTCAAGCGCTCCTCAACAACGCGAAGGATCACAACAGCCACACCCTTCACCAGCTCAGCTCCTTCAATGCCAACCTGAGCCAGTTCACT ATCCTGAAGGATAATGTGAGTGTCTTGAATGAAGAGGTGGACACACTGATGCAGGAGGCTCAAGATGCCATGCATGATGCTTTTAGTATTGCTGAAAACCTGGACAATGTCACAGCT AGGCTGGAGGAAACACAGGATGACCTGGAGCGGCTGTACCCGACTCTCAGGATGCATGTAGACACTCTGGTGATGGAGCTGACCGAGAAAGAAGCTCTACAGTTGGTCTACAGGGCAGAGGACCAAGCCCGTGCCTTGATGGAAAAGAGCATGGAGATCCAGTTTCccaacag CTCTTTGCTTACATCACTGTCACTGAATGCCACCGGACAAAATAGTAATATCATGAGGGACATCCAGTCAGCTGATGAATTAGCACAGGGAGCCGATCAAGCGGCTGTCTCTGTACTCAGCCAG GCTGAGGATGCACTGTCTGACTTGGGGACAAAAGCTCTGCAGCGTAGCTCAGAGATCCTGGCTCAGAGCCTCCCACTGCGCAACCATTCTGCTG GCCTTTTGGTGAATATCACTCAGGTGACAGACAGACTGGGCTTGGTCAGAGCCAACATGCGCAACTTCAGCCAAGTATTCCCACAACCATCTGTCATTCTCCGCAACTTGCCCAATG GCAGCAGAGAGGTGGTTCATGAGGCCAAAGCACAGGTGGAGAGAGTAAATGCTTCTCTCCTGAGAGCACTAGAGCGCCTGGACAACCTCCAGCTCCAACTGCACCAGTCATCCTCGGCTGTTTCTGAAGCCAATAGCACTGCCTTGAGCACCAATGAGATGGTCAGTGATTCAGTGGAAACAG CTAAAGCTGCTGAATCCAAACTGAAGGAGGTGGAGATGAGAACGGAGCAGCTCTTTGACAGGATGAAGCCTCTTAGAATTCTGGGGGAGAATTTGAGTAGGAATCTGTCTGAGATCAAAGAAATGATCAGCCAGGCTCGGAAACAGGCCGCCTCG ATCAAAGTAGCTGTGTCTGCAGATCGAGACTGCGTGAGGGCATACCGGCCTGAGATCTCCTCCAGCAATGTCAACACAATAACACTGACAGTGAAGACTAGCGAACCTGACAACCTGCTTTTCTACATGGGCAGCAGCTCAACT gttgacttcatggcCTTGGAGATGCATCGCGGGAAGGTGGCCTTCCTGTGGGACACTGGATCAGGACACACAAAACTGGAGTATCCTGATGTTGccataaacaacaataaatggCACTGGATTAATGCCACTCG GTTCGGAAAGCAAGCGTCCTTGGCTGTGCACCAGCTGGACTCTGCTCCAATGCCGGCAGTAAAGGCCACAGCACCTGGGTCCTCCACAGTCCTGGACATCAACAAAACCACCTGGATGTTTGTTGGTGGTCTTAGCGGGCAGGTCAAG AAATCCTCAGCGGTGAAGATGACCGACTTTAAAGGCTGCATGGGCGAGGCATCACTGAACGAGAAGAACATTGGGCTGTGGAACTTTGCCGAAAGGGAGGGGCAGTGTCGCGGCTGCTTCATGAG CCCTCAGGCAGAAGAGACCTCTTTCAATTTTGACGGCAGTGGGTACTCCGTGGTGGAGAAGTCACTGCGCCCCACAGCCACAAGCATAATCATGCTCTTCAAGACCCTGGCACCCAATGGGCTGCTTCTATACCTGGCTTCCAATGGCACG agAGACTTTTTGTCAATTGAGCTGGTGGAGGGGAAAGTGCGTGTAACCTTTGAGTTGGGATCAGGACCCCTCACCATGACTTCTACCAAAGCTTACAACACAGGAATCTGGTACAAAATTGCCATCCAGAGAAATAAACGCAAAG GTTACTTAGCTGTGATGGCTGCAGACAATCCCTTGGAGCGGGAGACCATAGAGGCAGAGTCTCCGGGTCTTGCTTCTGACCTCAACCGCTCTGACCTTGATCCCATTTACATCGGTGGCCTCCCCAAGTCAAGGCCAATCAG GAGACAAGTGGTTGCACATTCGTTTGTTGGATGCATCAAAAACATGGAGATTGCTCGAACCAACTTTGACCTTCTAAGAGACTCATATGGTGTGAAGAAAGGTTGTGTTGTAAAG CCCATCCGAAGTGCCTCCATCCTGGGTGGAGGTTACCTGCAGCTGCCCCCCATGACGCTCAGCCCCCAAACTGAGCTCATGGCCACCTTCTCCACTAAAAATGACTCTGGCATCATCCTCGTTGGTTTCGCCAAGTCAGCGAATCGTATGCGAAGGCAAACACACCAG CCTTTCTTGGCTGTCATGTTGGTTTCAGGTAAGCTGGAGGTTCATGTTAACATGGCAGAGGGTGGGAGTGTCCACAAAGCTGTCATCAAGTCACAGAAAGGAACTTTCGGTGATGGACTAGAGCATTCGCTTGTACTACAGAGAAACAAgag GACAATGAACATATTGGTAGACGAGGACCACCAGGCGTCAGTGAGGCTGGGCTCCTCAGCCGATAAAGGCTCTCTCACCCTGGGACAGTTCTACATGGGTGGAGTTCCACCAGGAGAGGGCAGCAGTGTGCTGTCAACCACCAACTCTTTCTACGGCTGCATCAGCAACATTGTCCTGGAAGCCAA GCTGCTGGATCTGTCCAGTGCTGTGAGTTACCAGGGCGTGGACATGGACAGCTGTCTGTTAGAGGAAAGACCAAAGAGAGTGGTCCTGCCAGATGAAGGTGGAGACCAAGAGGATGAGACCACGGCTGCACCCACCCAACTTCCTGAAGCACAACCTACAGAAGCAGTTACCCCAGGGTCCACCTCT TGCACTGCAATGGACAGTACAGCAACCCTCACAGAGTCCCACCAGTTTGGCCTTTCCCGGAACAGTCACATGATCGTCGGATTCAGAAACAGAACCGTGAGAACAAG CTTCTCAGTGAAGCTGTCACTGCGGACCTTCGCCCCCAGCGGAATTCTGTACTACATGGCCAATGGCAACCAGCAGGACTACGcagtgctgcagctgcagggcggCCAACTCTTCTTCACATGTGACCTGGGAAAAGGACCCGCAGTCGCCACCCTGAAGAAACCCATCAACGATGGCATCTGGCACACA GTAAAAACAGAATTTGAAAAGCGGAACGTGATGGTCAGCGTGGATGAAGAGCAGTCAGTTCAGGCTCATATTAAAGGACACACGCTGGACGTGGAGGGGAAACTGCACCTGGGGGGTATTCCAGCTGAATACACGGCCAGAAGGATCGGAAAT GTGACACACAGCATAGCTGGCTGTGTGCAAGGTGTGATGCTCAATGGCCTGAAGCTCAACACTCAGAAACCAGCTTCATCCTACGCCACAGGAGCCTGCTTCAGCTCAGCCCAAGAGGGCTCCTTTTTCAACGGGAGCGGCCACGCCGCCTTCA TGAGAGAAGGCTACGTTGTGGGCTCCGACGTGACGGTGAGTTTGGAGTTTCGCTCCACAGCTCCGGATGGCACTCTGCTCGGGATCAGCAGTACTAAAGTGGATGCTATCGGACTGGAACTAGTCAATGGACAG GTGGTGTTTAACGTGAATAACGGCGCCGGCCGGATCTCCTCCACGTCACGGAGCAGCAGGCCGCTTTGTGACGGCCATTGGCACACCATGGTGGCCAAGAAGTTTAAAAACAGCCTCAGTGTCACAGTGGATGGGCACACGGTCACCACGCCCAACCCTTACTCCTCCTCCACGTCGGCTGAGACCAAAAATCCCATCTATGTGGGTGGATATCCAG CTGAGGTGAAGCAGAACTGCTTGACAGCCAGAGCTGCGTTCCAGGGCTGCATGCGGAACCTGCGTGTTTACAAAGGTCATGTGACTGACGTGTTGGACTTTAGCACAGCCTTCCATCTTAGTGGAGTTTTCCCAAACTCCTGTCCTGGGAACCCTGCCTGA